In Planctomycetota bacterium, the following are encoded in one genomic region:
- a CDS encoding D-glycerate dehydrogenase, giving the protein MTSGPTTSSAPFAPPLVAICRRLPGEIDLGPGASRQNSEERALTRPELLEFVRGASVLITWVSEKVNAEVLEAAGPNLRGVCNFAVGTDNIDLAACKAKGVIVTNTPDAVTEGTADIAWALLLAVARRVVEGDRFARSPEYAARGPLGPSEFLGVHLTGRTLAIVGAGRIGYATALRSIGWGMRVLYVARSRHWNFELAPLAARRVTLEEALREADVVSLHTPLTPETRGLINADKLALMKPDAILLNTARGPIVDESALAAHLKARRIYGAGLDVFEREPVVHPDLLGLDNCVLTPHVGSGAAKYRALMTEMACANARAILEGREPPNRVV; this is encoded by the coding sequence ATGACCTCCGGACCAACGACCTCGTCCGCCCCGTTCGCGCCGCCGCTGGTCGCGATCTGCCGGCGTCTGCCCGGCGAGATCGACCTCGGCCCGGGCGCGTCCCGCCAGAACAGCGAGGAACGCGCGCTGACGCGCCCGGAGCTGCTGGAGTTCGTGCGCGGCGCGAGCGTGCTGATCACGTGGGTGTCGGAAAAGGTGAACGCCGAGGTGCTCGAGGCCGCGGGACCGAACCTGCGGGGCGTGTGCAACTTCGCGGTGGGCACCGACAACATCGACCTGGCGGCGTGCAAGGCCAAGGGCGTGATCGTCACGAACACGCCCGACGCCGTGACCGAGGGCACCGCCGACATCGCCTGGGCGCTACTGCTGGCGGTGGCGCGCCGGGTGGTGGAGGGCGACCGGTTTGCGCGCTCGCCCGAGTACGCCGCCCGCGGGCCCTTGGGGCCGAGCGAGTTCCTGGGCGTGCACCTCACGGGTCGGACGCTGGCGATCGTCGGCGCGGGGCGGATCGGCTACGCGACGGCGTTGCGCTCCATCGGCTGGGGCATGCGCGTGCTGTACGTCGCGCGCTCGCGCCACTGGAACTTCGAGCTCGCGCCGCTCGCGGCACGGCGCGTGACGCTGGAGGAGGCCCTGCGCGAGGCCGACGTCGTGAGCCTGCACACGCCGCTGACGCCCGAAACGCGCGGGCTGATCAACGCGGACAAGCTCGCGCTCATGAAGCCCGACGCGATCCTGCTGAACACCGCCCGGGGGCCGATCGTCGACGAAAGCGCCCTGGCGGCCCACTTGAAGGCCCGACGCATCTACGGCGCGGGGCTGGATGTCTTCGAGCGCGAGCCCGTGGTGCACCCGGATCTGCTCGGGCTCGATAACTGCGTGCTGACGCCGCACGTGGGCAGCGGGGCGGCGAAGTATCGGGCGCTCATGACGGAGATGGCGTGCGCGAACGCGCGGGCGATCTTGGAAGGACGCGAGCCGCCGAACCGGGTGGTGTGA
- a CDS encoding M28 family peptidase → MRQRLLGVLGALCLAAGASGQSLLLDQHLAPTDEGVLRREAEVYRQHLFTLADPLFEGRAPGTLGNRVAASYLELELRRLGLEPAFPAEGAEPGSPRTTYRQAFDPRGARAPVGRAKLPRKAFEYGEGDARVSLTHGTDFKILGYSGDGAVTGPLAFAGYSIEEGEDDYTSYPRGKMLEGKVAIVLRFEPMTAEGRSKWAETGWTVSAALDPKLRAAAEAGATAIILVNPPGAQDPRVGEVAGLELGTRPLRVPVVMMTQDAADALVKAADAQGRSLADLRALADADGGVIDLPKAPVTLDVKVERASTRTDNVGAILPGRGALADEWIIIGSHYDHVGYGQVGARPENNGKIHPGADDNASGTTGNLLAAARLTDAYAQGEGDARSILFLWFSAEESGLEGARHFADNPIMDLRKVSLMLNMDMIGRLRERRVEVGGVGTGVGLQEWLQPYWDSSGLEVKPIRMGASNSDHFAFHLKDVPNLFFFTGLHREYHTPADVAELVNVEGAVQIADLVSRVALDAAQRPEKFEFDSGRERAADADEPPPAPRTGLRVRFGIMPGDYAGEDGVLVGDTTGPDTPAAKAGLKAGDRITRWNGEKVTTIEQWMGLMAKNNPGDVVEIVFVREGAEQTTKATLVAGGRPRPQ, encoded by the coding sequence ATGCGTCAGCGTCTCCTCGGTGTGCTCGGCGCCCTCTGCCTCGCGGCGGGGGCGAGCGGGCAGTCGCTCCTCCTCGACCAGCACCTCGCCCCGACCGACGAGGGCGTCCTGCGGCGTGAGGCCGAGGTCTATCGCCAGCACCTCTTCACGCTCGCCGACCCGCTCTTCGAGGGCCGCGCACCCGGGACGTTGGGCAACCGGGTCGCGGCGTCGTACCTCGAACTGGAACTGCGCCGCCTGGGGCTCGAGCCGGCGTTCCCGGCCGAGGGCGCCGAGCCGGGCTCGCCGCGCACCACGTATCGCCAGGCGTTCGACCCGCGCGGGGCCCGCGCGCCCGTGGGGCGTGCCAAGCTCCCGCGCAAGGCGTTTGAGTATGGCGAAGGCGACGCGCGGGTGTCGCTCACGCACGGGACGGACTTCAAGATCCTGGGCTACTCGGGCGACGGGGCGGTGACCGGGCCGCTCGCGTTCGCGGGGTACTCGATCGAAGAGGGCGAGGACGACTACACGTCGTACCCCCGCGGCAAGATGCTGGAGGGCAAGGTCGCGATCGTGCTGCGGTTCGAGCCGATGACCGCGGAGGGGCGGAGCAAGTGGGCGGAGACGGGCTGGACGGTGAGCGCGGCGCTGGATCCCAAGCTGCGGGCCGCCGCCGAGGCCGGCGCGACGGCGATCATCCTGGTGAACCCGCCCGGCGCGCAGGACCCGCGCGTGGGCGAGGTGGCGGGGCTGGAACTGGGGACGAGGCCGCTGCGGGTGCCGGTGGTGATGATGACGCAGGACGCGGCGGACGCGCTGGTGAAGGCGGCCGACGCGCAGGGGCGTTCGCTCGCAGACCTGCGGGCGCTGGCCGACGCGGACGGGGGCGTGATCGACCTGCCCAAGGCGCCGGTGACGCTGGACGTGAAGGTCGAGCGCGCGTCGACGCGCACGGACAACGTCGGGGCGATCCTCCCCGGTCGCGGCGCGCTCGCCGACGAGTGGATCATCATCGGCTCGCACTACGACCATGTGGGGTACGGGCAGGTGGGCGCGCGCCCCGAGAACAACGGCAAGATCCACCCGGGGGCCGACGACAACGCCTCGGGCACCACGGGCAACCTGCTCGCGGCGGCCCGCCTCACCGACGCGTACGCGCAGGGCGAGGGCGACGCCCGCTCGATCCTGTTCCTGTGGTTCAGCGCGGAGGAGTCGGGCCTGGAGGGCGCCCGCCACTTCGCCGACAACCCGATCATGGACCTGCGCAAGGTCTCGCTCATGCTGAACATGGACATGATCGGCCGCCTGCGGGAGCGCCGCGTCGAGGTCGGGGGCGTGGGCACGGGCGTGGGGCTGCAGGAGTGGCTCCAGCCGTACTGGGATTCGTCGGGGCTGGAGGTCAAGCCCATCCGCATGGGCGCGTCGAACTCCGACCACTTCGCGTTCCACCTGAAGGACGTGCCCAACCTGTTCTTCTTCACGGGCCTGCACCGCGAGTATCACACGCCCGCCGATGTCGCGGAGCTGGTGAATGTCGAGGGCGCGGTGCAGATCGCGGACCTGGTGTCGCGCGTCGCGCTCGACGCGGCCCAACGCCCGGAGAAGTTCGAGTTCGACTCGGGGCGTGAGCGGGCCGCCGACGCGGACGAGCCCCCGCCCGCGCCGCGCACGGGCCTGCGCGTGCGGTTCGGGATCATGCCGGGCGACTACGCGGGCGAGGACGGCGTGCTCGTGGGCGACACGACCGGGCCGGACACCCCGGCCGCCAAGGCCGGGCTCAAGGCCGGCGACCGCATCACCCGTTGGAACGGCGAGAAGGTCACGACCATCGAGCAGTGGATGGGCCTGATGGCGAAGAACAACCCGGGCGACGTGGTCGAGATCGTGTTCGTGCGCGAGGGCGCGGAGCAGACGACCAAGGCGACGCTCGTCGCGGGCGGGCGCCCGCGCCCGCAGTAG
- a CDS encoding PDZ domain-containing protein — MVCGVPSRVLHGATLALLVLVTTLARGADPTDYRVDLSRANAQLVTITMTVPAWDRPEMDVHLPVWRPGRYGLLDLAAGVRTLNATDASGAELPVEKFEKASWRISAIPAGDVRVTYEIYANSLGERTRHADATHAYLSGSAVFLYLHERRAEPAAVRIDLPGGWRIASGLETRDGALWAPNYDVLVDSPIEVGLHEHAARSVRGVEFEVAVWGETAWTQRPSGINMARLLDDIEKMAHEQIELFGSFPASRYVFFIHVAPGIGGGTEHLNSTVCQARPETFDDEKTYTRFLGLLHHELFHTWNVKAFRPADLVPYEYQREDYTRHLWLAEGVTSYYDGLLPVRAGQVKPKAYLEHLGTTLRDEMERPGGKVQSLEDSSFDAWIKFFGRPSPDLPNSTVSFYSRGEVIALALDLAIRRATSDARSLDDVMRTLYARFPDASRGYTVQDVLDAMRDAAGADMTAFYDAHVRGRELPDYAPLLAHVGLELHRKRADTDPARVAYTGLRLRDEGAFALVTGVMQDGPAHAAGLIADDLVLALDGRRLKAADLDTRLRSLAEGTPVRLSIMRRDRLMDIDFTPEWREGGTLEVRPMKDRTDAQRAAYQAWLGIEPDAEPAARPNENADAPDAESPAAGS, encoded by the coding sequence ATGGTGTGTGGTGTTCCTTCCCGCGTCCTGCACGGCGCGACGCTCGCGCTCCTGGTGCTTGTGACCACGCTGGCCCGGGGGGCCGATCCCACCGACTACCGCGTCGACCTGTCACGCGCGAACGCGCAGCTCGTCACCATCACCATGACCGTGCCCGCGTGGGACCGCCCGGAGATGGACGTGCACCTGCCGGTGTGGCGCCCGGGGCGGTACGGGCTGCTCGATCTCGCCGCGGGCGTGCGGACGCTGAACGCGACTGACGCCTCCGGCGCCGAGCTCCCCGTCGAGAAGTTCGAGAAGGCCTCGTGGCGCATCAGCGCCATCCCCGCGGGCGACGTCCGCGTCACGTACGAGATCTACGCGAACTCGCTGGGCGAACGCACCCGCCACGCCGACGCGACGCACGCGTACCTCAGCGGGTCGGCGGTGTTCCTCTACCTGCACGAGCGCCGCGCCGAGCCCGCCGCCGTCCGCATCGACCTGCCCGGCGGCTGGCGCATCGCCAGCGGGCTCGAGACGCGCGACGGCGCGCTCTGGGCCCCGAACTACGACGTGCTCGTCGACAGCCCCATCGAGGTCGGCCTGCACGAGCACGCCGCCCGCAGCGTGCGGGGCGTCGAGTTCGAGGTCGCCGTCTGGGGCGAGACCGCCTGGACCCAGCGCCCCAGCGGCATCAACATGGCCCGCCTGCTCGACGACATCGAGAAGATGGCCCACGAGCAGATCGAACTCTTCGGCTCGTTCCCCGCCTCGCGCTACGTGTTCTTCATCCATGTGGCGCCGGGCATCGGGGGCGGCACCGAACACCTTAACTCCACCGTCTGCCAGGCCCGCCCCGAGACCTTCGACGACGAGAAGACCTACACCCGCTTCCTGGGCCTGCTGCACCACGAGCTGTTCCACACGTGGAACGTCAAGGCCTTCCGCCCCGCCGACCTCGTGCCCTACGAGTACCAGCGCGAGGACTACACCCGCCACCTCTGGCTCGCCGAGGGCGTGACGTCGTACTACGACGGGCTGCTGCCCGTGCGCGCCGGGCAGGTGAAGCCCAAGGCCTACCTCGAACACCTCGGCACGACCCTGCGCGACGAAATGGAACGCCCGGGCGGCAAGGTCCAGAGCCTCGAAGACTCCAGCTTCGACGCCTGGATCAAGTTCTTCGGCCGCCCCAGCCCGGACCTTCCCAACAGCACCGTCTCGTTCTACTCGCGGGGCGAGGTCATCGCGCTCGCGCTCGACCTCGCCATCCGGCGCGCCACCAGCGATGCTCGCAGCCTCGACGACGTGATGCGCACGCTCTACGCCCGCTTCCCCGACGCCTCGCGCGGCTACACGGTGCAGGACGTGCTCGACGCGATGCGCGACGCCGCGGGCGCCGACATGACCGCGTTCTACGACGCGCACGTCCGCGGGCGCGAACTGCCGGACTACGCCCCGCTGCTCGCGCACGTCGGGCTCGAACTGCACCGCAAGCGTGCCGACACCGACCCCGCGCGCGTCGCGTACACCGGGCTGCGCCTGCGCGACGAAGGAGCCTTCGCGCTCGTGACCGGCGTCATGCAGGACGGGCCCGCGCACGCCGCCGGACTCATCGCCGACGATCTCGTCCTCGCGCTCGACGGGCGGCGTCTCAAGGCCGCAGACCTCGACACCCGCCTGCGATCGCTCGCCGAGGGCACGCCCGTGCGCCTCTCGATCATGCGGCGCGACCGGCTGATGGACATCGATTTCACCCCCGAATGGCGCGAGGGCGGCACGCTCGAAGTCCGCCCGATGAAAGACCGCACCGACGCGCAGCGCGCCGCGTACCAGGCGTGGCTGGGCATCGAGCCCGACGCGGAGCCCGCCGCACGCCCCAACGAGAACGCCGACGCCCCGGACGCCGAATCGCCCGCCGCCGGCTCGTAA
- a CDS encoding DUF6065 family protein, whose protein sequence is MTCTLKAFRVGNTHGWEIEPAGGKRDWMDQTVDKFAYRCLPLVMANQAGWIVKSPLDCVATWNGKPDPTSTTVRFPQGEGDLKGHITGHFGHGVLTFSLPWLFRTSPGYGLWVRGPSNAPKDNIVALDGIVETDWAPYTFTMNWKIMRRNVDVFFRKGEPVCMLVPFPLALLESVTPEFHELDEDPVLKQDFYYFTSRRSTNIRRLHKTGENEWAMDYMRGHRPDGTPVSDHRKAFKLKEFAPAPPSDARPEPLPEVRLPPPD, encoded by the coding sequence ATGACCTGCACGCTCAAGGCCTTCCGCGTCGGGAACACCCACGGCTGGGAGATCGAGCCCGCGGGCGGAAAACGCGACTGGATGGACCAGACCGTCGACAAGTTCGCGTACCGCTGCCTCCCGCTCGTCATGGCCAACCAGGCCGGCTGGATCGTCAAATCGCCCCTCGATTGCGTCGCGACCTGGAACGGCAAGCCCGACCCCACCAGCACCACCGTCCGCTTTCCGCAGGGCGAGGGCGACCTCAAGGGGCACATCACCGGGCACTTCGGGCACGGCGTGCTCACCTTCTCCCTCCCCTGGCTCTTCCGCACCAGCCCGGGCTACGGCCTGTGGGTCCGGGGCCCCTCCAACGCCCCCAAGGACAACATCGTCGCCCTCGACGGCATCGTCGAGACCGACTGGGCCCCGTACACCTTCACGATGAACTGGAAGATCATGCGCCGCAACGTCGACGTCTTCTTCCGCAAGGGCGAGCCCGTCTGCATGCTCGTGCCCTTCCCCCTCGCCCTCCTCGAGAGCGTCACCCCCGAGTTCCACGAACTCGACGAAGACCCCGTCCTCAAGCAGGATTTCTACTACTTCACCTCGCGCCGCAGCACGAACATCCGCCGCCTGCACAAAACTGGCGAGAACGAATGGGCTATGGACTACATGCGCGGCCACCGGCCCGACGGCACCCCCGTCTCCGACCACCGCAAGGCGTTCAAACTCAAAGAGTTCGCCCCCGCCCCACCCAGCGACGCCCGCCCCGAGCCCCTGCCCGAGGTCCGCCTGCCCCCCCCGGACTGA
- the nadB gene encoding L-aspartate oxidase, which yields MDGVFDQRRYLIPFRSGLLPQIFTDTLIIGGGVAGLRAALAAGAHGEVIVLLKGDARGTNTAWAAGGVAGVLSDTDTPESHVHDTLVAGAGGCDDAAVRLLVERGPRRLQELIDWGMKVDRGAEGELSLGREGGHAHARILHAGGDETGRELQRVLLERTREASSVRVFERCFALDLITPSTEVGSPVMGAITHHPKFGLQVIWARSTILGSGGAGMVYRETTNPPGATADGLAMAYRAGATLADMAYVQFHPTTLYLPGASRSLITEAVRGAGAHLLDASGRRFMVDVHPLAELAPRDIVAREIVRTIHRQGTSHVRLDCRHVPDFPRQFPGIAALLRKFSLDATRDLIPVHPAAHYMIGGVRTDLEGRTDVPGLFAIGEAASTGVHGANRLASNSLLEGLVFGEIAGRLAGEAGRLSPSNGRAPVPIVSDIRPSDLGELDLSDVRSSLRSAMWKNVGIERSGQRLASVVEMIDFWARYTLDKIFDDPEGWETQNMLLAGAVIARAAAWRKESRGCHWRADCPEPNAALRVHDLWRRGRSSVETAPVASRAQETPA from the coding sequence ATGGACGGGGTGTTCGACCAGCGGCGGTACCTCATCCCGTTCCGATCGGGGCTGCTGCCCCAGATCTTCACGGACACGCTGATCATCGGCGGGGGCGTGGCCGGGCTGCGCGCGGCGCTGGCCGCGGGCGCGCACGGCGAGGTCATCGTGCTCCTCAAGGGTGACGCGCGGGGCACGAACACCGCGTGGGCGGCCGGGGGCGTCGCGGGCGTGCTGAGCGACACCGACACGCCCGAGTCGCACGTGCACGACACGCTGGTCGCCGGCGCGGGCGGGTGCGACGACGCGGCGGTGCGCCTGCTCGTCGAGCGGGGCCCTCGCCGCCTGCAGGAACTGATCGACTGGGGCATGAAGGTCGATCGCGGCGCCGAGGGCGAGCTCTCGCTGGGTCGCGAGGGCGGGCACGCGCACGCGCGGATCCTGCACGCCGGGGGCGACGAGACCGGGCGCGAGCTGCAGCGGGTGCTGCTGGAGCGGACGCGCGAGGCGAGCTCGGTGCGGGTGTTCGAGCGGTGCTTCGCCCTGGACCTCATCACCCCCAGCACCGAGGTGGGTTCGCCGGTGATGGGGGCGATCACGCACCACCCCAAGTTCGGGCTGCAGGTGATCTGGGCGCGCTCGACGATCCTGGGCTCGGGCGGGGCGGGCATGGTCTATCGCGAGACGACGAACCCCCCGGGCGCGACGGCCGACGGGCTGGCGATGGCCTATCGCGCGGGCGCGACGCTCGCGGACATGGCGTACGTGCAGTTCCACCCGACGACGCTGTACCTGCCCGGGGCAAGCCGCTCGCTGATCACCGAGGCGGTGCGCGGCGCGGGGGCGCACCTGCTCGACGCGTCGGGGCGTCGGTTCATGGTCGACGTGCACCCGCTGGCCGAGCTCGCGCCGCGCGACATCGTGGCGCGGGAGATCGTCCGCACCATCCACCGCCAGGGCACCAGCCACGTGCGCCTCGACTGCCGGCACGTGCCGGACTTTCCCCGCCAGTTCCCGGGCATCGCCGCCCTGCTCCGCAAGTTCTCGCTCGACGCGACGCGCGACCTCATCCCCGTGCACCCGGCGGCCCACTACATGATCGGGGGCGTGCGCACCGACCTCGAAGGGCGCACCGACGTGCCCGGGCTCTTCGCGATCGGCGAGGCGGCGAGCACGGGCGTGCACGGCGCCAACCGCCTCGCGAGCAACTCGCTGCTCGAGGGGCTCGTGTTCGGCGAGATCGCGGGGCGTCTGGCGGGCGAGGCCGGGCGCCTGTCGCCGTCGAACGGGCGGGCGCCGGTGCCCATCGTGTCGGACATCCGCCCCAGCGATCTGGGCGAGCTCGACCTGTCCGACGTGCGCTCGAGCCTGCGCTCGGCGATGTGGAAGAACGTGGGGATCGAGCGCTCCGGGCAGCGCCTGGCGAGCGTCGTCGAGATGATCGACTTCTGGGCGCGGTACACCCTCGACAAGATCTTCGACGACCCCGAGGGCTGGGAGACGCAGAACATGCTGCTGGCCGGCGCGGTGATCGCCCGGGCCGCCGCGTGGCGCAAGGAAAGCCGCGGGTGCCACTGGCGGGCCGATTGCCCGGAACCGAACGCCGCGTTGCGCGTCCACGATCTGTGGCGCCGCGGGCGATCGAGCGTCGAGACCGCGCCGGTCGCGTCGCGGGCACAGGAGACGCCGGCATGA
- the gcvP gene encoding aminomethyl-transferring glycine dehydrogenase, with product MTRSVDRHDVAPSSDAASLSNLLPPADGFWHRHIGPSEAEIAEMLGTVGAPDLNAFAASVVPASIRLPRPLNLEGLPARGLGERAALERLESFAGKNIVAKSYLGMGYAGTFTPPVILRNVLENPGWYTQYTPYQAEIAQGRLEALLNFQTMVSDLTGLPLAGASLLDEATAAAEAMAMCLSIAEHQKTRFFASADCHPQTLGVVRTRAEALGITLDVGDPASLRVTPDLCGVLLQYPTTDGRIEDYRATIEKAHAGGALVVMATDLLALTLLTPPGELGADVAVGSAQRFGVPMGFGGPHAAFIATREQYVRKLPGRIIGVSKDAQGRPALRMAIQTREQHIRREKATSNICTAQALLAIIAGLYACYHGPDGLTAIARRVRGLTSLLARGLVALKHDVRPGACFDTLRVTPASGASAVLHLARARRINLRDFGDGSLGIALDETTTLDDVHDLLALFNAGERPTFFSGQMLTPDDLGVDQRFARRSPFLRHPVFTTHHSEHEMLRYIFTLMGRDLSLAHSMIPLGSCTMKLNATSEMIPVTWKTIGGLHPFAPREQWAGYERIFRDLESWLAAITGFAAVSLQPNSGAAGEYTGLMVIREYFKSRGESHRTVCLIPESAHGTNPASAVCAGFEVVVVKNTPAGDVDLADLTAKAEAHKDRLAALMVTYPSTYGVFEERIRDFCRVVHERGGQVYMDGANMNAQVGLTSPGHIGADVCHLNLHKTFCIPHGGGGPGMGPIGVAAHLAPFLPGHPVNFPETLRAQGAGDKAMGPVAAAPYGSASILVISWMYIAMMGADGLTRASEVAMLSANYMARRLAAHYPTLYTGMNGRCAHEFIIDVRPFDKSAAIKPDDIAKRLMDFGFHAPTMSWPVPGTLMIEPTESEPKHELDRFVDAMIAIREEIRAIEEGRSDKANNPLKHAPHTVHVVTGDAWDRPYPREQAAFPLAWLRQHKFWPSVGRVDNPYGDRNLVCVCPPLSEYQ from the coding sequence ATGACACGATCCGTCGATCGCCACGACGTGGCGCCGTCGTCCGACGCCGCCAGTCTCTCGAACCTGCTCCCCCCCGCCGACGGATTCTGGCACCGGCACATCGGGCCCAGCGAGGCGGAGATCGCCGAAATGCTCGGCACCGTCGGCGCGCCCGACCTGAACGCGTTCGCCGCGTCCGTGGTCCCCGCCTCCATCCGCCTGCCCCGACCTCTGAACCTCGAAGGTCTGCCCGCCCGCGGCCTCGGCGAACGCGCGGCCCTGGAGCGCCTCGAGTCCTTCGCCGGCAAGAACATCGTCGCCAAGTCGTACCTCGGCATGGGCTACGCGGGCACGTTTACGCCCCCGGTCATCCTCCGCAACGTGCTGGAGAACCCCGGCTGGTACACGCAGTACACCCCCTACCAGGCCGAGATCGCCCAGGGTCGCCTCGAGGCCCTGCTGAACTTCCAGACCATGGTGAGCGACCTCACCGGCCTCCCCCTCGCCGGGGCGAGCCTTTTGGACGAAGCCACCGCCGCGGCCGAGGCCATGGCGATGTGCCTCTCGATCGCCGAGCACCAGAAGACCCGCTTCTTCGCCAGCGCCGACTGCCACCCGCAGACGCTGGGCGTCGTCCGCACCCGCGCCGAGGCCCTGGGCATCACGCTCGACGTGGGTGATCCCGCGTCCCTGCGCGTCACGCCCGACCTCTGCGGCGTGCTGCTGCAATACCCCACCACCGACGGGCGCATCGAGGACTATCGCGCCACGATCGAGAAGGCCCACGCGGGCGGCGCGCTCGTCGTCATGGCGACCGACCTGCTGGCCCTCACGCTGCTCACCCCGCCGGGCGAACTCGGGGCGGACGTCGCCGTGGGCAGCGCGCAGCGCTTCGGCGTGCCGATGGGCTTCGGTGGGCCGCACGCGGCGTTCATCGCGACGCGCGAGCAGTACGTCCGCAAGCTGCCCGGGCGGATCATCGGGGTGAGCAAGGACGCCCAGGGCCGCCCGGCCCTGCGCATGGCGATCCAGACGCGCGAGCAGCACATCCGGCGCGAGAAGGCCACCAGCAACATCTGCACCGCCCAGGCCCTGCTCGCGATCATCGCCGGGCTGTACGCCTGCTACCACGGGCCCGACGGGCTCACCGCGATCGCCCGGCGTGTCCGCGGGCTGACGTCGCTCCTGGCGCGCGGGCTCGTCGCGCTCAAGCACGACGTCCGCCCGGGCGCGTGCTTCGACACGCTGCGCGTGACGCCCGCCTCGGGCGCGAGCGCCGTCCTGCACCTCGCGCGGGCCCGGCGCATCAACCTCCGTGATTTCGGCGACGGCTCGCTCGGCATCGCCCTCGACGAGACCACCACCCTCGACGACGTGCACGACCTGCTCGCGCTCTTCAACGCGGGCGAGCGCCCGACGTTCTTCAGCGGGCAGATGCTGACCCCCGACGACCTCGGCGTCGACCAGCGCTTCGCGCGCCGGTCGCCCTTCCTGCGGCACCCGGTCTTCACCACGCACCACAGCGAGCACGAGATGCTCCGCTACATCTTTACGCTCATGGGGCGCGACCTCAGCCTCGCGCACAGCATGATCCCGCTGGGCTCGTGCACCATGAAGCTCAACGCGACCAGCGAGATGATCCCCGTCACGTGGAAGACCATCGGCGGGCTGCACCCCTTCGCCCCGCGCGAGCAGTGGGCCGGCTACGAACGCATCTTCCGCGACCTCGAGTCCTGGCTCGCCGCCATCACCGGCTTCGCCGCCGTCTCGCTCCAGCCCAACAGCGGGGCCGCGGGCGAGTACACCGGCCTCATGGTCATCCGCGAGTACTTCAAGTCACGCGGCGAGTCGCACCGCACCGTCTGCCTCATCCCCGAGAGCGCCCACGGCACGAACCCCGCCAGCGCCGTCTGCGCGGGCTTCGAGGTCGTCGTCGTCAAGAACACGCCCGCCGGCGATGTCGACCTCGCCGACCTCACCGCCAAGGCCGAGGCCCACAAAGACCGCCTCGCCGCCCTCATGGTGACGTACCCCAGCACCTATGGCGTGTTCGAAGAACGCATCCGCGACTTCTGCCGCGTCGTCCACGAACGCGGCGGGCAGGTCTACATGGACGGCGCCAACATGAACGCCCAGGTCGGGCTCACCAGCCCGGGGCACATCGGCGCCGACGTCTGCCACCTCAACCTCCACAAGACCTTCTGCATCCCGCACGGCGGGGGCGGCCCGGGCATGGGCCCCATCGGCGTCGCCGCCCACCTCGCACCGTTCCTCCCCGGGCATCCCGTCAACTTCCCCGAAACCCTCCGCGCGCAAGGGGCGGGCGACAAGGCCATGGGGCCCGTCGCCGCGGCCCCGTACGGCTCGGCCAGCATCCTCGTCATCTCCTGGATGTACATCGCCATGATGGGCGCCGACGGCCTCACCCGCGCCTCCGAGGTCGCCATGCTCAGCGCCAACTACATGGCCCGGCGACTCGCGGCCCACTACCCGACCTTGTACACCGGCATGAACGGGCGCTGCGCCCACGAGTTCATCATCGACGTGCGCCCCTTCGACAAGTCCGCCGCCATCAAGCCCGACGACATCGCCAAGCGCCTCATGGACTTCGGCTTCCACGCCCCAACCATGTCCTGGCCCGTGCCCGGCACGCTCATGATCGAGCCCACCGAGAGCGAGCCCAAGCACGAGCTCGACCGGTTCGTCGACGCGATGATCGCGATCCGCGAGGAGATCCGCGCGATCGAGGAAGGCCGCAGCGACAAGGCCAACAACCCCCTCAAGCACGCCCCGCACACCGTGCACGTCGTGACCGGCGACGCGTGGGACCGCCCGTACCCGCGCGAGCAGGCGGCGTTCCCGCTCGCGTGGCTGCGTCAGCACAAGTTCTGGCCCAGCGTCGGACGCGTCGACAACCCCTACGGCGACCGCAACCTTGTCTGCGTCTGCCCGCCCCTGAGCGAGTATCAATAA